From the Polaribacter tangerinus genome, the window TCTTATACAATCGAAAACTCTGAAAACATGAGTTATCGAGATTTTGTAAACCTGTTTTTAGCATATTCGCCTACTGATTCTGTAGAATTAAAATTACGTTCTTATTTAAAAATTGATCAAGATGATGTAATGTGGGAAAAATTAATAGAGTTAGACCTATTTAATCCTAATAAAAAAATAGGATTAAAAAATGCTACTCCTGCACAAATTCTTCAGAAAATATTAGAAGACTCTTGGACCCTACAAAAAGAAGATAAAGATATGATTGTAATGCAGCATCTGTTTGGTTACGAAATTGCCGGAAAAAAGTATCAAATAGAAAGTAGTTTAACAGTTCTTGGAGAAAACCAAACATATACAGCTATGGCCAAAACAGTAGGATTACCTGTAGCTATTGCATCACTAAAAATTTTAAATAAAGAAATTAAAACACCAGGTGTTCAAAGACCAATAACTAAAGAAGTGTATGAACCAATATTAAATGAACTTGAAAAATATGGTATAAAGTTTACCGAAAAAGAAGTTCCTTATTTAGGATATAATCCAAATACTTTGGCCTAAAACAATAATCTTCTACATAGAAGTAACACGCTAATTTAATGTATTAGAAACTAAAAAAATGTCAATTCTTATAATAGAGATTCACTACATTTTTAGATAAAAGTCTCTGGTTAACTTTATATATTCTTCTGTAAACTGATGACGAGCATTTTCTATAATCAAGTGTTCTTTTTTAACATTTTTCTTCTGAAAAGAAAAGGACAAAAGAGTTCTTTTTGTATCTGTTGTTTTGTTTCCCTGAACAGTACACACATGCTGTAGATAAAGATTGTTTTTTTCTGCTAATGCAACAAAATTACCATACTCTTTATATGGAATAATGGTTGCAAATATACCGTTAGTGTCTAATATTTTAGCAACACCAGATAGTAAGTTTTCGAAAGACAAAGCAGAGGTAAAACGTGCTTTGTTTCGAGCTAAGTCTTTAGTTTCGAAATCATCTGTATAAAATGGTGGATTTGACACAATTAAATCATACGTTTCCTGCTCTTCTATTATTTCTGTTACAAACTCTTCAAATGAGGTGTGGTAACTATATAATCGGTCTCCCCAATCGGATTGTTCGAAATTTTGAACGGTCTGCTCATACGCATTTTCATCAATTTCGATAGCATCAATAGTCATTGCATCTGAGC encodes:
- a CDS encoding tRNA1(Val) (adenine(37)-N6)-methyltransferase, whose product is MSSKPFEFKEFTIQQDKTAMKIGTDGVLLGAWCSVDGAPDTILDIGSGTGLIGLMLAQRSDAMTIDAIEIDENAYEQTVQNFEQSDWGDRLYSYHTSFEEFVTEIIEEQETYDLIVSNPPFYTDDFETKDLARNKARFTSALSFENLLSGVAKILDTNGIFATIIPYKEYGNFVALAEKNNLYLQHVCTVQGNKTTDTKRTLLSFSFQKKNVKKEHLIIENARHQFTEEYIKLTRDFYLKM